gattttgGAGACTCCCGCCtatttctggtgtgtgttttaggTGACAGCGTTTTGTGATGTGGATGCAAACAAGATCCGGAAAGGTTTTTACACCTATGAAGATTCtaaggtgtgtgagagagagataggagaagagagagaaagagagagagacaccagatatctcatgaacacacagCTTACTCccatctcactctcctcctctctgtctcactcactctctctttaatTCTCATTCTatattttcctctctccccctccccctccccctccccctccccctccccctccccctccccctccccctcccccctccccctccccctccccctccccctccccctccccctctccccccaggagAACCCTAAGCCCAAGGTTCCAGTTCTCCACTACAGAGacgcctctcctcccttcatagTCTGTGTCAAACTGGTGggtaaagagtgtgtgtgtgtgtgtgcgtgtgtgcgtgtgtgcgtgtgtgtgtgtgtgcgtgtgtgtgtgtgcgtgtgtgtgtcctgtgcctGCCACACGCCCTTACTCATTACATTGCTAGCGAGATAAGTGACCGCAAGGAGATATGATCAGGaacaatggacacacacagacacacacctagacacacacacagtcacacaccgacacacacacacctagacacatacacagtcacacacagacacacacacacctagacacatacacagtcacacacagacataaacacacacatgggcatggaaacacacacctagacacaaACATAgacatggatacacacacaaagaccccccccacacacacacacacacacactcatgcagtcCAGCCAAACAGGAAATGGGCAGAGACAGCACTGTGATATCTGCCCAGTAATCACTGTTGTTGTGACCAGTGTTGACCTTAacacatcgacacacacacacacacctagccacacacacctagacacacacagacagcctcaCAGTTTCTGGCCATATTTGCTGGCTGAATCTTCCTATTTTTTCTAGTTAACATGAGTGAATGTTACATTCATATTCATACACTCActattttctctctgtttttctctcaaacacacacacttgcccccCTCGCTTCTcagttacacatacacacacagtgcctgATAATCACCCTGTGATAGTCTAACATCAAATGCGCACTAGCCTCGCCTCCCTGGGTTTCTAATTGGTCAATTATGGGAATTGGGAGCAGTAATTATCCAATCCGACGACATTGAGATCTggactccatcacacacacacaaacactcacacatatgtacacacagacacacactctctcacacacacccttaggGCCCGTGgagttactcacacacacacatctgggccATGTGTCTTTAGAGCGGGTAGGACGTGATGCAACAGGATATTCTGGCCCTGATTCAATAAGgagtttctgtctctctcccctctctctctctctctttctctctctctctctctctcgtttctctctccttttctctccctttctcttgctattttgtatatttctcttctccttcctttctGTTCggcctcttctcttccccttcctcccttctctctctctttctctctctccccccccccttctctccccccctcccttctctctctctcccccccccctcccttctctctctccccccctccctcccttctctctctctacctccactgCAGGACCTGACAGGGGGAGGGCTGGAAGAGAACCTCAACTCTCTCCATCTGACTGAGGAACTGGATTATTGCCACTTTAACTGACCctcgggagggagggagggagggagggagggagggagggagggagggagggagggagggagggagggagggagggagggagggagggagggagccaggTTACAGCATGTGGATAAGAAGAGATAAATTGTCtggagggtcaaaggtcaatgtCTGTAAACATCTAAGATGGTGGACAGCACGTCAGCACAGCCGTCTGAgctcaactctctctctgcctctctctctctgcctctctttctctctttacctctctcctaccctctctctctgcctctctctctccctctctcctaccctctctctctgcctctctctctccctctctcctaccctccctgtctctccctttatTTCTGTGTAATTATTTCTGTTTCTCCCATATCCCCCTCTATCTGTGTTAAAGTGAGACTGTCTCATTCATTGTATCAGTATACTCTTAATCTTGTATTTGGTTAAGACAATTCACATGTTACAATGTAGGCTATTGGAAAAAAGATTGATTACATATCACTGCTTTTGTATAtactttaagtgtgtgtgtgtgtgtgtgtgtttgtgtgcgtgcgtgcgtgtgtgtgtgtgtgcatgtaacaTAGAAAGGGAGGGGACAAAAAGAGGGGGTCTGTTGGTATTTTTCATTGTTGGTCGAAATGCATTACATTGCCCTGACCGTGCGGGGGAATGTGGCGAGTTGGTTTAACGGTAGCTGTTCCCACTGTTTTCTCACGGGAAAACCGCACGAGAAGCAAAGTGGGCGTTTAGAGCCGGAGTGTGACCTGGCTGTTCTCCGCGAACACGCCCAACACTACGACCTTTACGGATGACGACACGCACTCTAAGGAAATTATAGGAAATACTTTGTGTTAAGTCAGCCGTTCGATCAGGCTTTAAAATTAAACTTACAGAAACATCTCGGTTGCTCTTCGTGGTGAGAAACTGGGATTGTTGACTGAATGGATCTTTCGGGGTACTTGGAGGCTGGCGCAAATAATCCTTGGTGTAACAGGGAGAACAACAgattctctttcttcctctctctctccttccctccctctttcataaacacacacgatGCATTAAGCGCGCCGCGTGTCA
This DNA window, taken from Hypomesus transpacificus isolate Combined female unplaced genomic scaffold, fHypTra1 scaffold_423, whole genome shotgun sequence, encodes the following:
- the b3gntl1 gene encoding UDP-GlcNAc:betaGal beta-1,3-N-acetylglucosaminyltransferase-like protein 1 yields the protein ILPLSSCFCVFECVCVCLNVCVCSSRETIWNLRVSFLQERVLSQWEAFTIWNAGKQGRRLYRCLSPANQKKVTAFCDVDANKIRKGFYTYEDSKENPKPKVPVLHYRDASPPFIVCVKLDLTGGGLEENLNSLHLTEELDYCHFN